Within the Hevea brasiliensis isolate MT/VB/25A 57/8 chromosome 2, ASM3005281v1, whole genome shotgun sequence genome, the region ATCCAACTTCTGCTATCAACAAAACAAAACCAGAACTATACAACCAACCTGAGGTGAGAGGGAAGCCACCAACAAGCCGGATACACCATCTTCGAGACAAGGGAAGCCAACCAGAAAATAAGCTAGGCTAACCCGAGAGGACATAAAATATGACCAAGAGAGTTGAGAGGATTTTCTCTCTCTATCAAACTAGAGAGAGataatttttcaaatctttgCAAGGGTATCTCTGTTCATCTTCAAGTTttgttgatgagtatagatgtaAGAGCAAAATAatgtattttatggattttatcccATGAATATTTGAATGAAAAAGTGCCTAAAGTTAattcaaattaagaaaaaaaaacacTTATTTTATAGAACTTTTTGGGGGATATGCTCAAAAAATATTAGTAGACGTATATAACGAAATTATTAGTTTAGTATATACtaggtttatatcatttgaatctgtATTATGAGGTAtgatgaaatttttacgctgattgtagacctaaactgacttggaggagagtaatacAATATAACCTGGGACAtttgaggatttaactcaaaatcgtttagaatggagaaaaaAAATCCATATAACCGACCTCAAATTCTTGAAATAAGatatagttgagttgagttgtacagTTAGATTCTTCAATTCATAAGCTCGCAAACATATGTAATGAAGTACAATCTCTGTCAGAAACTGTGGATATGGAGTCTAAACCTTTCTCCAAGAAAAAGGTACACATTTCAAACACGGTAAACACTTGTATAAGAATCTAAACTTGTGGATTATCATATACATATTTTTCATGCGCCGCAGGGTACCACTCCACCACTTTGGGTCACCCACTTTAATTGCCATTTCATCTTTGGTAACCCTAAGCCTATCAATATCAGAAAAAACCAGACTAAAGACTAAACTATGGGTTCTCTGAAGAAGGAGAGGTTAACCTCTACCTCTAACACTGCCAACTCTAATACTGCTAATATGAATAAGAAGCAGAGTTGCACCAATCCTGGTTGCTTCTTTTGCTCCATGAAAGAGCAAAACTTGTCACTGAGGCGAGCTGGAATAGGCAGTTGTTTCAAGGAAATGCCAGTCAAAGACAGTCAAGAACACGTTCTGGTGCTTAGTGGTCTATGGAACATTGCTATGACACAGCCAGATGATCCAGAGTTCCCATCCCTCGGCATCTTCGATTGCATGGCAAGGTTGATCCAAAAAGGTATTAATGATAGAAGTTGGCTTCTTAGGGATGAAAACATATATGTCCCTTATTATGCAGCTCATGTAATCGGCTCTTACActatgaacaaagttgagtttgcAGAGAAAGCTGTTGAATCAGGTGTCATACCACCATTAATGGAGCTTTTACGAGGAAAGATTAGTTGGGTGGAGCAAAGAGTAGCGGTTAGAGCACTTGGTCATCTGGCAAGCTATGAAAGAACCTTTGCAGCAGTAGCAGCGTACGAACGAGAGGTAGTGCAATTAACCATAAAGCTAGCTTCTACTTGTCTTGATGCGGTGTTTGCTAATTTTGTTGGGGTGAAGGATGTAGAGAAGAGGTTGAAGTATCATAGTAACTTGCTTACAAGAGGAGTTGGAGGGCTAGACATGGAGAACAGAAAGGCGGAGGAGTGGGCCAGCCAAATTCAATGCTGGTCTCTTTATCTTTTAAATTGCTTTGCTTGCAAAGAGAGGTGTTTAGATCTCATTTGCAGGcaagaatttttaaaatatttgtgTGGAATGTGTGGTGGATTGGTGAATCATTCATCACCTGCAGGAGTTGGACTCATTAGAATATTGTGCTACAGTAAAAATGGCAGAAAGAGCATTGCTGAATCAAAAGAAGTTATAAACAATATATGCAATCTCTCGAGATCTTCAGATGATTGGCAGTACATGGGCATCGATTGTCTTCTGTTACTTCTCAAAGATCAAGATACCAGGTATAAAGTCATAGAAATTACCACCTTGTTTCTTGTAGATTTGGTTGAACTTAAAAGCCTTGGCGATAGATTAAATGTGGGTGAAGCAATAACAAAAGCACTTCTTTTAGACTATAAACAAATCAAGTTGAAGGTAAAGAACAAAAATGTTCTAAATGTGTTACAAGAAATGTGGAATTTGAAAGTAGAgaggagaagaagagagaaattaATGCTGTCAGAAGAAAAGGCTGAGGAAAGGAGAGTTTTGGTGGGATTAATAAAGCAACAAGGAAACCACATGTTTTGGTTAGGAAATATAGAAGAAGCATTAGTGAAGTATACTGAAGCACTAGCTATGTGCCCGCTAAGGTTGAGAAAGGAAAGAATGGTCCTTCATAGTAATAGAGCTCAGTGTCACTTGCTGCTAAGAGACCCAGATGCAGCCATTAGTGACTCAACTCGAGCTCTTTGCCTATCCAACCCAGCAAACTCTCATAGCAAAAGCCTTTGGAGGAGATCACAGGCGTATGACATGAAAGGGTTAGCTAAAGAGAGCTTGATGGACTGTATAATGTTTATCAATGGCTGCATCAGAACTGAAACAAGCAAACACTTGAAAATCCCATACTTTGCAGCACGTATGATCAGCAAACAGACGGAAGCAACGTGGCTATTTGCGGGTGCCAAGTCAAGGGCATCAATAAGTCAAGTGGATCAAGCAGTACAAGAATTGGATGGTGATCATGACTTGCAGAAATATGAGGAAATAATGAAAATTAGGATGAAGAAAAAAGGTTTCATATCTCTGGTAAGTATAAGTTAAAATCCCATATATATCTGCCCATAGTACATAATTTTTTCTGCTattatttcaaatttaatgctctttcttttttattaaaaaaactctCAAATATGGCATGCTAAGGTGTTGATGAGTTCTGCTCTTGGAGCTTTTTTCAGGTCTGTCAACCATAATGGAAGAGCCGCTCGTGGGAAAAGAGGTGAGCAAAAGAAAGCTGGGGAGGCGGCCAAGAAGGCGGAAAAATCTGGTTATTGTGGCCATGGCAAGGCTTGTGGTGGGTACTTTAGGTTTTGGCCTTCTGTTTAGCCTTATAGAAGTTGGGATTTGGACCATCATGTTGATTTTACAATTAAGTTGGAGAATGAAATTA harbors:
- the LOC110650496 gene encoding uncharacterized protein LOC110650496 isoform X1; this encodes MGSLKKERLTSTSNTANSNTANMNKKQSCTNPGCFFCSMKEQNLSLRRAGIGSCFKEMPVKDSQEHVLVLSGLWNIAMTQPDDPEFPSLGIFDCMARLIQKGINDRSWLLRDENIYVPYYAAHVIGSYTMNKVEFAEKAVESGVIPPLMELLRGKISWVEQRVAVRALGHLASYERTFAAVAAYEREVVQLTIKLASTCLDAVFANFVGVKDVEKRLKYHSNLLTRGVGGLDMENRKAEEWASQIQCWSLYLLNCFACKERCLDLICRQEFLKYLCGMCGGLVNHSSPAGVGLIRILCYSKNGRKSIAESKEVINNICNLSRSSDDWQYMGIDCLLLLLKDQDTRYKVIEITTLFLVDLVELKSLGDRLNVGEAITKALLLDYKQIKLKVKNKNVLNVLQEMWNLKVERRRREKLMLSEEKAEERRVLVGLIKQQGNHMFWLGNIEEALVKYTEALAMCPLRLRKERMVLHSNRAQCHLLLRDPDAAISDSTRALCLSNPANSHSKSLWRRSQAYDMKGLAKESLMDCIMFINGCIRTETSKHLKIPYFAARMISKQTEATWLFAGAKSRASISQVDQAVQELDGDHDLQKYEEIMKIRMKKKGFISLVCQP
- the LOC110650496 gene encoding uncharacterized protein LOC110650496 isoform X2, producing the protein MGSLKKERLTSTSNTANSNTANMNKKQSCTNPGCFFCSMKEQNLSLRRAGIGSCFKEMPVKDSQEHVLVLSGLWNIAMTQPDDPEFPSLGIFDCMARLIQKEKAVESGVIPPLMELLRGKISWVEQRVAVRALGHLASYERTFAAVAAYEREVVQLTIKLASTCLDAVFANFVGVKDVEKRLKYHSNLLTRGVGGLDMENRKAEEWASQIQCWSLYLLNCFACKERCLDLICRQEFLKYLCGMCGGLVNHSSPAGVGLIRILCYSKNGRKSIAESKEVINNICNLSRSSDDWQYMGIDCLLLLLKDQDTRYKVIEITTLFLVDLVELKSLGDRLNVGEAITKALLLDYKQIKLKVKNKNVLNVLQEMWNLKVERRRREKLMLSEEKAEERRVLVGLIKQQGNHMFWLGNIEEALVKYTEALAMCPLRLRKERMVLHSNRAQCHLLLRDPDAAISDSTRALCLSNPANSHSKSLWRRSQAYDMKGLAKESLMDCIMFINGCIRTETSKHLKIPYFAARMISKQTEATWLFAGAKSRASISQVDQAVQELDGDHDLQKYEEIMKIRMKKKGFISLVCQP